A region of the Cottoperca gobio chromosome 22, fCotGob3.1, whole genome shotgun sequence genome:
tatagttatatttagAGATCAGCCCTGAGATGGTTAAGTATTGGTATGAACGTGGAAACAATGTTTAGGTTGCATTTTGAATGGCTTGAGTTAGGTCAGGGTATGGTCTGACACTGATTTCTGTCTTGTGACTACGGTAGGATCCATAAAAACAGCTTTAGACATTTCACATGATTAATCAGTTTAGCACATAAAACATATTAGTCATCCTGTGATCATGCAGTGCAGTCCTTGTGCAGATTagatttaatttgtttctttaaaCTGGCCCTTTGTAACACCTCTGTCTAATGTTGTACTCATTATGTGGTCAAatcttcagcacacacacaatgtttataCTCTTCATCATCAATCCGTCTTCTGTCTGCCATCCTGAACGACGTATACTTTCCATAAAATGCAATACTTCAAGACTGACCACTCCTGTcaagtaaaacaaacatgtaagaTTGAATATCCACTATATGTTTGGAGACCGCTGAAATGTTTGAGGAATAAAATAATCAGTGCAGGTCAGGTGCAGACAATGAACCAATGCAGTGTTATTAAGACACTGTCTGACAAGTTTATTAGCCCAATAATGTCTCGCAAGATGGACAGTTGTTATGCAGCACCAGTAAGGCAGGGATAGAGCATAATCCCACATATAAACTGTTTCAACTCGTCTGTTGATGCTAAATTACCTTTAGTTTTTGTTAAGAGATAGTTAGAGATAGAATGTGGACTTTATATCCGACAGGAAGTCATTATCCCACCTTTATATTTGTCACATTATCAGACAGCATAACTAACCGTTAGCCGTTAGCTAAAAGTCTTTGTACGTTAACGGCCAACCATTAACATTTAAGAGAAGGTATACGGCTTAACACaagtggaaatacattttaaaaataagatttaacCGCCTGCTTAAGAGGTTTATTGagttattgtgtgtctttttgcaCAGTTTGAAGCAGAAACTGGGGGAAATTAGCTGCactctgtattttcttttagctGTCAGAAGTAAATACTCACAGCGTGTGTCCGCAGACGTTCACCATCAGCTTCAGCGAAGGATTCCTGtatttggttgttttgcatctcggACACCCCTGGTCGTCCATTTCTGTCTGTGCaacacaaaattaaataaaaagcttgAAGAAAAATGTCTACAACTAGCAGCTCTCCTGTCACTTTCTCGTCGGCGACCGCTGGGTTACACAGAATGTGGTCCGACGGGAAACGGCATAATTATGAGAAGTTCCTATTTAATGATAACCTCTACAGCAGTGGTGGTCACACTGTGGTGCAGGTCCACCCAGGGGTCCCTGAAGAGTCCCAGGGGGTCTGAGGTAAAAAGCTGAGTGGTTTATTTTCACTTGTATTTAGAGAGAGTGCATAAAATGGTTGTTTTGATGAAAGGTTTCACTGTCTTCTATGTGCAGTTTCCTTTAGCTTACTCTCATATATTCCATGATCTAATGTAAGCCTGAACTGAAACataattaaaaccaaaaacCTCTCCAGATGTAGCTCCCCAGGGCTTCTGACATCATGTAGTTTCTGGTTGAATGTGTTCTGAATCTGTTTGGGGAAATAATTTACCAAGGATGGTGGATAGTCTAACCTATATCATGTGATTTATTGTCTTAAATAAACAATGCACGATGGAGACAGAAAAGGAATATTATAGTGATAAAAGAGTAACACTAACTGGTAGTCTTTACAAAGGTTATAGcactaaatatattataaatatattctatCACTAAAAGCCATGTGTGATATTGATTTATAAATGTCAGTTATTGATCACACCAAGTCTCCAGTGCCACATAAGACTGCCAATTATTATTTGCAGAAGACACAAATTAGCAATTTCTCAGCTTTCaagttaaagtaataatcttgaagattttcatttaaatacatttctgttgagTCACTATCTATCACCAAATGAAGAAACACAATGGTGTTTAAGCCAATGGCCCACTGAAGAAAGAACTTCCGTTGGAGTATTATGAACGACATCGCCACGCGCTCAGGGAAGTTAGAACCGAACACATCGCTATGGGTTCTgcgaaacaaaacaaaacaaagatcttCGAGATTGTAACTATGACGCTGCAGCACTAATATACGCTTTTACAGTGTTAAATGTTGCCTTCAGGGATTTATAATCCTTATTTTGAAGATATTAAAATCCTGTTGTTTCAAACTATATTTATGGAAGACAGATATAGTATGTTGGCTTTGGGGGGTCTGAGAAATGTGAAAGgtgaaaataaaactttgtGACGGACAGAAATATCACAGCATATATAGGCCTACTTAATGTCATTGTGGAAATGCTCAGTTGAGGAGTATGGTTTATTACTAATATTCTATGTTAATGTGTGGCGTTTGATCTCTCATTACTATTGAGATCATTGTTGTAATTGTTTAATGATTGTGTgagttcattttaaatgtttaaatattaagtTTAAGACAATGACTTCCCAATAATGTTCCCTTTGGATATCCTCGATATgagaattaaaatgttttgatgtgTCCGCATTTAGCTACGTCAGCTCCTCACTATACAGACAACAAGGATATCCCGTTCCCACTAGCCCAATAGCACTCACCTTGCACAGGTGAGCCACGGGAATACATTGTAAGTTATATGACTGACAGCTGGAAACCAAACAGTCGTGTCTGAATGCTGCTCGCTCCTCCCTTATGAGGCCCTCAGCGGCCAATAGCGTGGCTCTCCTGCAGATAGACCCGAGTGTGTCTCCTTCCAGCTCCAGTCCCCGCAGAGTAAAAGTCACGTTGGAaggaaaaggggagagagataTCTACTTACAGCTGCTGTCAGATATCCGATCGCATTCGCATGGCGAGGAGGTAACCTGATCGAGCTGGGAGGAGTGACTTTACCAGGGAAGGcttgaacaaaaaaaatgtcttcttcttctgccggAGAAGTCACAACAGCAAATGAAATCAAGAGGGAAAATGTGAAGGAGGTGGATAAACGGGAGTGCATCAAGCTTGTGGCGCTGGACGCGGCGGAGTTGTCCATGGAGCGCAACACGGACGCGGTGCGCACGGAGCTGTTGGTGAGCGCCGCTTCCTCTCTGGCTTTCTCCCCGGAGCAAGTGGCGTGTGTCTGCGAGGCTTTGCAGCAGGGAGGTAATGTGGACCGGCTGGCCAGGTTCTTATGGTCCCTGCCACAGAGTGACCTGCTACGCGGCAACGAAAGCATCCTGAAAGCCCAAGCTCTCGTTGCGTACCACCAGGCTCGCTATCAGGAGCTGTACAGTATTTTGGAGAACCACAGCTTCAGTCCGTCCAACCATACATTTCTGCAAGATCTGTGGTACAAGGCCCGCTATACCGAGGCGGAGAAGGCGAGGGGGAGACCCCTGGGTGCCGTGGACAAGTACCGGATCCGGAGAAAGTATCCTCTCCCCAGGACTATCTGGGACGGCGAGGAGACTGTGTATTGTTTCAAGGAGAGGTCCCGGAACGCGCTGAAGGATCTGTATATCCAGAATAGGTACCCCTCGCCCGCCGAGAAAAGAAATCTCGCCAAGATTACAGGACTCTCCTTGACCCAGGTCAGCAACTGGTTCAaaaacaggagacagagagacagaaacccGTCCGAGGCTCAATCAAAAAGGTGAGGAAACAAAAGGAACATGGCACATTTCAGTCACAAACTtcagattattaaaatattttccgGGTGTGCTATGCGTAAAGGTCGCATTAAAACAGACCAAGGTTAATTTTAACAGTATTATATAAGTATTATAAAGCTTTTTTAATTGAAGGGCAGCTATAGTTTACAACCATTCACTCTCAGGCATTTACTGACAATGCTCAGTGTATTTCAAAATTTCCCATCGGACTCCTTTATAAAGCTTGACAATGTGAATCATTAACCGTTGATAATTAATACACTAGAAAAAGTGTGCGTAAAAGGGTTTGGAGCACGCTTTTAGTGTTTTGAAATGTGAAGCGGTTTCCATTCAGATCCGGTTTCATGTGTGTTGGTGGTAAGGGGCATGGAAACCATAAGCAACTAAATAACATAGTAACTTCCACACTCTAGTGACTGGACCGTCAGACACGAGAAGCTGCTGACTTTGATGAAACAATTAATatgttaattcatttttttattttaaatatccaTTTGTCCATTGTAACACAGGTCCCCATCCCAGCacataaatcattttcattgtCACTTTTTTCCCTCTCAGACCAAAAAGGATCTCAGAGCCTCAGCTCCTGCGTTTCATTTCATAATCctccacacaaacagacagacatgtagcttctttcatgtttctctctctgtgaacAAAGCTGACGCACACCTGGTGGAGGTGacccctctctcacacacacgcgcgcacgcacacacacgcccatacatacacacacacacacacacacacacacacacacacacacacacacacacacacacacacacacaccataatagattgctttttaaaaaattaaaaaaattgaaaCCTGTGGATTTTTTGATTATATCTTTTCATGGAAGTGGGGGGTGAGAGTtttagtgtctgtgtgcgtgtgcgtgtgtgtgtgtgtgtgtgtgtgtgtgtgtgtgtgtgtgtgtgtgtgtgtgtgtgtgtgtgctggagggGGTGCAGCTGTTTGAatcaatctaaaataaaaaagtcctTCAATAATAAGCTTTACTAACTTCTTCTATATAGTTTTAAGACTTCATGGAAACAGAAAAATAGGGATTTAAAatcaaagcaacattttaaattgagaaAGAATTTCAAATAAATCCTCTCAGCCATTTGTTTTGTCACGCCACCAGTGCTGGCAGTTTGTCACACCAGAATTTATTGCGCCAAATGGTTGCACGGTTGTTGACATTGGTGGGTTGTTGTCAGTGCAGCTCTGCATGAGGTAAGAGAGGGctacacattcacaaacacagccTGCTCTTCAAAGCTGTGCAATAACACAGCAACAAATGTGACTCTGGCAAGATGTGGGTGGAAAGGAAATAAATGCCAATatacaaattgtattttattgaatttagtGCTTTAGAATGGGTCCTtttttgcaacaacaaacaaagtgcaCAAATTGGGGGAAATGACTTTATATCTGTATCAGGAACATGCACATTTTCcaatcttttttaatttttttattcaaaaggtGGCTTGAAGTCACATTTAACAATAGTTCACCAcaattcctttttttgttttccttaatCTTGTGACACACCATTTGTTATTTTTCCCCAGTGAATCTGATGGAAACCACAGCACAGAGGATGAGTCTAGCAAAGGCCAGGACGAGTTGTCTCCCCGGCCCCTCTCTAACTCATCAGATGGGGTGATCACCCATGGGACCCTTCCCATTCAAACAGGGCCTCTGGACAGTGGGGTGGTCATCCAACAGATCGGGGACATCAAGCTGCCCCCCGGATCCAACGGTGGCGGTCTCTACAATGGAAGTCTAGTGACCAGTAACAACACCGTGTTTCACAATGGTGGCTCGTCTTACCTCCACACACCTGGAAACATCCTCTTCAACGGGCTCAACTTGGGAATCCAGCCATTGGCCTTCAA
Encoded here:
- the six4a gene encoding LOW QUALITY PROTEIN: homeobox protein SIX4a (The sequence of the model RefSeq protein was modified relative to this genomic sequence to represent the inferred CDS: deleted 1 base in 1 codon), whose translation is MSSSSAGEVTTANEIKRENVKEVDKRECIKLVALDAAELSMERNTDAVRTELLVSAASSLAFSPEQVACVCEALQQGGNVDRLARFLWSLPQSDLLRGNESILKAQALVAYHQARYQELYSILENHSFSPSNHTFLQDLWYKARYTEAEKARGRPLGAVDKYRIRRKYPLPRTIWDGEETVYCFKERSRNALKDLYIQNRYPSPAEKRNLAKITGLSLTQVSNWFKNRRQRDRNPSEAQSKSESDGNHSTEDESSKGQDELSPRPLSNSSDGVITHGTLPIQTGPLDSGVVIQQIGDIKLPPGSNGGGLYNGSLVTSNNTVFHNGGSSYLHTPGNILFNGLNLGIQPLAFNPLRPSGGVLLGGSGMDMQMQTGQEKGLGSSAEDSALQYASYAGCVNGAEVKLEGVHTMAGQNGGSSVLTFSSSSGALQLGGYSLVQVPSGVSDSNGSSLLNSDVGLPPLQLSSNSSSSTITQGTMPLNNVAVSSPGNDSFQHQDKLAMTSLHHSTVLYSMNNAGQPSIKKEPLEGGVYSSYHHGLHLDASGQLSYSTPNSEEVPSSQGPASTTEVSAVSSSSPEPEVYTTLTVSTPLMAQQTDPNSHHLHPAEYLGGHSVRGPSSHLMGTGMNSNYMNLSENKVGSGAVSEMVRAMCGEMEAVEGKELAKLQTVQMEEDMADL